Proteins encoded together in one Bradyrhizobium sp. CB82 window:
- a CDS encoding MFS transporter, translated as MTEQTLTEPVDQRQELSRSFSRYQSILVALLALVQFTIIIDFMIMSPLGAIIMPALDISAAQFGVAVSAYAFSAGISGILAAGFADRFDRKWLLLFFYAGFTLGTALCAIAPSYHVLLLGRIVTGLFGGVIGSVVLAIVTDLFALQLRGRVMGFVQTAFAASQVLGIPAGLFLSNHWNWHIAFGALVGLSMAGMLAVLFLMKPVNGHLLLKQDKNPFRHLMATVAHPRYWMAFAVTTLLATGGYMLMPFGSAYTVHNLGIDIIHLPTIYLVSGLFSIAIGPLVGRASDAFGKYPTFAFGSAMSIVMVLIYTHLGQVSLAVAILVNVLIFVGIFSRMIPSQALISAIPEPAQRGSFSAIGASLQQLSGGLGSVLAAVLIAQDADGSLRHFDRLGYVVVTTAVISLIVMYFVQRPIAAQAGKRVV; from the coding sequence ATGACTGAACAAACCCTGACGGAGCCGGTCGATCAGCGGCAAGAGCTCTCCCGCAGCTTTTCGCGCTACCAGTCGATCCTTGTCGCGCTGCTGGCGCTGGTCCAGTTCACGATCATCATCGATTTCATGATCATGTCGCCACTTGGCGCCATCATCATGCCGGCGCTCGATATTTCGGCCGCACAATTCGGGGTGGCGGTCTCGGCCTACGCATTCAGCGCCGGAATCTCCGGCATCCTGGCGGCCGGCTTTGCCGATCGGTTCGATCGCAAATGGCTGCTTTTGTTTTTCTATGCCGGCTTTACCCTTGGAACGGCGCTTTGCGCGATCGCTCCCAGCTATCATGTCCTGCTGCTGGGGCGGATCGTGACAGGCCTGTTCGGCGGTGTGATCGGCTCCGTTGTGCTCGCCATCGTGACCGATCTCTTTGCGCTGCAATTGCGCGGCCGCGTCATGGGCTTCGTGCAAACCGCGTTCGCCGCAAGCCAGGTGCTTGGCATCCCGGCCGGTCTTTTTCTCTCCAACCATTGGAACTGGCACATCGCGTTCGGCGCATTGGTCGGCCTGTCGATGGCCGGTATGCTTGCCGTGCTGTTCTTGATGAAACCGGTGAACGGCCATCTTTTGCTGAAGCAGGACAAGAACCCGTTCCGGCATCTGATGGCAACGGTCGCACATCCCCGCTATTGGATGGCATTCGCGGTGACGACGCTGCTGGCGACCGGCGGCTACATGCTGATGCCGTTCGGCAGCGCCTACACCGTGCACAACCTCGGCATCGATATCATTCATCTGCCGACGATCTATCTCGTCTCCGGCCTGTTCAGCATCGCCATCGGGCCGCTGGTGGGACGCGCGAGCGACGCTTTCGGAAAATACCCCACCTTTGCTTTCGGCAGCGCCATGTCCATCGTCATGGTGCTGATCTACACGCACCTCGGTCAGGTGAGTCTGGCGGTCGCGATCCTGGTCAACGTCTTGATTTTTGTCGGCATCTTTTCACGCATGATCCCGTCGCAGGCATTGATATCCGCAATCCCCGAGCCCGCACAACGCGGCTCCTTCAGCGCGATCGGCGCTTCCCTGCAACAACTGTCCGGCGGGCTCGGCTCCGTGCTCGCCGCCGTGCTCATCGCACAGGATGCCGACGGTTCGCTCAGGCATTTCGACCGGCTGGGGTACGTCGTCGTGACAACGGCGGTGATTTCCTTGATCGTGATGTATTTTGTGCAGAGGCCGATCGCGGCCCAGGCTGGCAAACGCGTCGTTTAA